The proteins below are encoded in one region of Desulfovibrio sp. X2:
- a CDS encoding retron St85 family RNA-directed DNA polymerase, translated as MKKNELQILLWSIGILQPASPTLVRHFLQEMLPKAFNNTTTQKIKEKFSWLQKNGFLAYALDGVDYIYSLTREGELALGPGIRKSRDKIRLFLLRDSASYIQDSPSSPERGLELTGDSPVVETRYVLQGRRPIAPAAGPGVRRYWPSTFKQLKGFAGPKPRSEFYPFDLYSFASIDELNAAVGTECDRNSLSLIHLALSIGVSSKLLFAISNNSRRYYRSFEIRKASGGMRTIHAPRIFLKTIQRWIVDYFLFQLPCHPGCHSFQRGKSIISNAAIHVGKKYVGNIDIADYFKSIKSEHLVHKLSKFFGIGLSRAISLICTHDDFLPQGAPSSPILSNFYLFDFDKEISLLCEQNELSYSRYADDITISGKEKNSIYNAINYSKYLLKKHNLTLNYQKTRVSSRGGQQNVTGVVVNQKINPPRSLRRNIRALFHNAQKNPMQYTDKIEMMRGYLSYLNMYESQKNIINKSRYEHIIDAIAAVKE; from the coding sequence ATGAAAAAAAATGAACTTCAAATTCTTCTTTGGTCCATTGGAATATTGCAGCCAGCTAGCCCTACTCTTGTGCGGCACTTCTTGCAGGAAATGCTGCCTAAAGCCTTCAACAATACTACGACTCAGAAGATAAAAGAAAAATTCTCTTGGCTACAAAAGAATGGTTTTCTAGCATATGCACTCGACGGGGTCGACTACATATATTCACTTACGCGAGAAGGTGAATTGGCTTTAGGCCCTGGGATTCGGAAATCTCGAGATAAAATACGGTTGTTTCTATTGCGAGATTCCGCTAGTTATATACAGGATTCTCCTTCAAGTCCGGAGCGAGGCTTGGAATTGACTGGCGATTCGCCAGTCGTGGAGACTAGATATGTTTTACAAGGTCGACGGCCAATAGCACCGGCCGCCGGCCCCGGCGTCCGGCGCTATTGGCCGTCGACTTTCAAGCAGCTAAAAGGTTTTGCTGGTCCAAAGCCTCGCTCCGAATTTTATCCCTTTGACCTATATTCTTTTGCATCTATTGACGAATTGAACGCTGCAGTAGGGACAGAGTGCGACAGAAATAGTCTTTCGCTCATCCACCTAGCTTTATCTATAGGCGTAAGCTCCAAATTACTCTTCGCAATATCCAACAATTCACGCCGATATTATCGGTCTTTTGAAATCAGAAAAGCATCTGGCGGTATGCGAACTATCCATGCTCCACGTATTTTCTTGAAAACTATTCAGCGCTGGATTGTGGACTATTTCTTATTTCAATTGCCGTGCCATCCAGGATGCCATTCATTTCAAAGAGGAAAGTCAATCATCAGTAATGCGGCAATCCATGTTGGGAAGAAATACGTTGGAAACATTGACATAGCTGATTATTTTAAATCAATAAAGTCAGAACATCTTGTTCATAAACTAAGCAAATTCTTTGGCATTGGTCTGTCTAGAGCTATATCATTGATTTGCACACACGATGACTTTTTACCACAGGGCGCACCATCAAGCCCTATTCTCTCTAATTTCTATCTTTTTGACTTTGATAAAGAAATTAGTTTATTGTGCGAACAGAATGAATTATCTTATTCAAGATATGCAGACGATATTACAATCAGCGGAAAAGAAAAAAACAGCATTTATAATGCAATTAACTATTCTAAATATCTTTTGAAAAAACATAACCTGACCTTAAACTATCAAAAGACTCGCGTGTCTTCTCGTGGAGGACAGCAAAATGTTACAGGCGTAGTTGTTAACCAAAAAATAAACCCTCCAAGATCATTGCGAAGAAATATTAGAGCATTATTTCACAATGCTCAGAAAAATCCAATGCAATACACTGATAAAATTGAAATGATGAGGGGATATTTAAGCTATTTAAACATGTACGAGAGTCAAAAAAATATTATCAATAAATCACGCTACGAACATATTATCGACGCAATTGCAGCAGTAAAAGAATGA
- a CDS encoding adenylosuccinate synthase produces MSNTVVMGAQWGDEGKGKIVDLLTERADVIVRFQGGNNAGHTLVVQGRKLILHLIPSGILHSGKICCIGNGVVLDPEVFLKEIDTLVEKGVDASPERLKIAKRAHVIMPYHRRLDVARETAKDAGKIGTTGRGIGPCYEDKASRIGIRASDLLDEKLLRAKIEAALLEKNALFGLYGQPVMCVEEVMAWALPLCGRIKEYIQDVPAVIENAMSGGRPVLFEGAQGTHLDIDHGTYPFVTSSNTVAGNAAAGAGCAPNKLDAIVTVVKAYTTRVGSGPFPTELSDKTGDFLVEQGAEFGATTGRRRRCGWLDIVILRESGRLNGPTGIALTKLDVLTGLEELKICTAYELDGKRLDYPPQEQDALCRVTPVYETVPGWTEDITAATSFDQLPANCRAYVARIEELLGVPASIVSVGPGREQTIIRA; encoded by the coding sequence ATGTCAAATACCGTAGTCATGGGAGCCCAGTGGGGCGACGAGGGCAAGGGCAAGATCGTCGATCTGCTCACCGAGCGCGCCGACGTGATCGTGCGCTTCCAGGGCGGCAACAACGCCGGACACACGCTGGTGGTCCAGGGCCGCAAGCTCATCCTGCACCTCATCCCCTCGGGCATCCTGCACTCCGGCAAGATCTGCTGCATAGGCAACGGCGTTGTCCTGGACCCCGAGGTCTTCCTCAAGGAGATCGACACCCTCGTCGAGAAGGGCGTGGACGCCTCCCCGGAGCGCCTGAAGATAGCCAAGCGCGCGCACGTGATCATGCCCTACCACCGCCGCCTGGACGTGGCCCGCGAGACGGCCAAGGACGCGGGCAAGATCGGCACCACGGGCCGCGGCATCGGTCCCTGCTACGAGGACAAGGCCTCGCGCATCGGCATCCGCGCCTCGGACCTGCTGGACGAGAAGCTCCTGCGCGCCAAGATCGAGGCCGCGCTGCTGGAGAAGAACGCCCTGTTCGGCCTCTACGGCCAGCCCGTGATGTGCGTCGAGGAGGTCATGGCCTGGGCCCTGCCCCTGTGCGGCCGCATCAAGGAATACATCCAGGACGTGCCCGCGGTCATCGAGAACGCCATGTCCGGCGGCAGGCCCGTGCTCTTCGAGGGCGCCCAGGGCACGCATCTGGACATCGACCACGGCACCTATCCTTTCGTGACCTCGTCCAACACCGTGGCGGGCAACGCCGCCGCGGGCGCGGGCTGCGCGCCGAACAAGCTCGACGCCATCGTCACCGTGGTCAAGGCCTACACCACCCGCGTGGGCTCCGGCCCCTTCCCCACCGAGCTGTCCGACAAGACCGGCGACTTCCTGGTGGAGCAGGGCGCGGAGTTCGGCGCCACCACGGGCCGCCGCCGCCGCTGCGGCTGGCTGGACATCGTCATCCTGCGCGAGTCCGGCAGGCTGAACGGCCCCACCGGCATCGCCCTGACCAAGCTCGACGTGCTCACCGGCCTCGAGGAACTCAAGATCTGCACGGCCTACGAGCTGGACGGCAAGCGCCTGGACTACCCGCCGCAGGAGCAGGACGCGCTCTGCCGCGTCACCCCGGTCTACGAGACCGTTCCCGGCTGGACCGAGGACATCACGGCCGCCACCTCCTTCGACCAGCTTCCGGCCAACTGCCGGGCCTACGTGGCGCGGATCGAGGAGCTCCTCGGCGTGCCCGCCTCCATCGTCTCCGTCGGCCCCGGCCGCGAGCAGACGATCATCCGCGCATAG
- a CDS encoding metallophosphoesterase family protein, whose product MLIAVISDTHLPEPTAWFRRIFEQHLAQADTLVHCGDVTGPGLLAFLEGCHPDFHSVCGNMCAGPVHSRLSARLSLNREGFRLGVMHGYGPRSEVPDFVADAFGPDYDVLCFGHTHRFTWASRDGVRLLNPGALQEGDGSFALLTLERGREPEARQILVS is encoded by the coding sequence ATGCTGATCGCTGTCATTTCCGACACCCATCTGCCCGAACCCACGGCCTGGTTCCGCCGCATCTTCGAGCAGCATCTCGCCCAGGCGGACACGCTCGTCCATTGCGGCGACGTGACCGGCCCCGGCCTGCTGGCCTTTCTCGAGGGCTGCCACCCGGACTTCCATTCCGTGTGCGGCAACATGTGCGCCGGTCCGGTGCACTCCCGCCTGTCCGCGCGCCTATCCCTGAACCGCGAGGGCTTCCGCCTGGGCGTGATGCACGGCTACGGCCCGCGCTCCGAGGTCCCGGACTTCGTGGCCGACGCCTTCGGCCCGGACTACGACGTGCTCTGCTTCGGCCACACCCACCGCTTCACCTGGGCCTCGCGCGACGGCGTGCGCCTGCTGAACCCGGGCGCCCTGCAGGAGGGCGACGGCAGCTTCGCCCTGCTCACCCTCGAGCGCGGCCGCGAGCCCGAGGCGCGCCAGATCCTGGTGAGCTGA
- the rarD gene encoding EamA family transporter RarD: MNEQLDPRERTKGYLFATAAFLSWGLLPFYWKALHAVPALEILCHRVFWSAVFTCLLILLLGRGREIFAAIKGPRTLLCLLAGSLLLCSNWLIYIWAVNHDHVVEASLGYYLTPLVNASLGMVVLGERLRGRQLMAVGLAAAGVLNMVVAYGHVPWVALGLALTFGVYGLLRKTVDVRPMPGLFWETALAMLPALFWLGRLQADGAGAFLRLPGAVTPLLVLSGVITALPLLWFAAGAKRMRLTTLGLFQYIAPTCYFLLGVFVFGEPFNTGRAVTFALIWLGILLYSAEGLMALRSARCAARLS; this comes from the coding sequence ATGAACGAACAGCTCGACCCGCGCGAACGGACCAAAGGCTACCTCTTCGCCACTGCGGCCTTCCTCTCCTGGGGGCTGCTGCCCTTCTACTGGAAGGCGCTGCACGCCGTGCCCGCGCTCGAGATCCTCTGCCACCGCGTCTTCTGGTCCGCGGTCTTCACCTGCCTGCTCATCCTGCTGCTCGGCCGCGGCCGCGAGATATTCGCCGCGATCAAGGGACCGCGCACGCTGCTCTGCCTGCTCGCGGGCAGCCTGCTGCTCTGCTCCAACTGGCTCATCTACATCTGGGCCGTGAACCACGACCACGTGGTCGAGGCCAGCCTGGGCTACTACCTGACCCCGCTGGTCAACGCCTCGCTCGGCATGGTCGTGCTGGGCGAGCGACTGCGCGGCCGCCAGCTCATGGCCGTGGGGCTGGCCGCGGCGGGCGTGCTGAACATGGTCGTCGCCTACGGGCACGTGCCCTGGGTGGCCCTGGGCCTGGCGCTCACCTTCGGTGTCTACGGGCTGCTGCGCAAGACAGTGGACGTGCGGCCCATGCCCGGGCTCTTCTGGGAGACCGCGCTGGCCATGCTGCCCGCGCTCTTCTGGCTGGGCCGCCTGCAGGCGGACGGCGCGGGCGCCTTCCTGCGCCTGCCCGGGGCGGTCACGCCGCTGCTCGTGCTCTCCGGGGTCATCACCGCCCTGCCCCTGCTCTGGTTCGCGGCCGGGGCCAAGCGCATGCGCCTGACCACGCTCGGCCTCTTCCAGTACATCGCGCCCACCTGCTACTTCCTGCTCGGCGTCTTCGTCTTCGGCGAGCCCTTCAACACGGGCCGCGCCGTGACCTTCGCCCTCATCTGGCTGGGCATCCTGCTCTACAGCGCGGAAGGGCTCATGGCCCTGCGCAGCGCGCGCTGCGCGGCCAGGCTCTCCTGA
- a CDS encoding LysE family translocator: MSLDLYLAFVLATIVVLVLPGPTVMYVVGRSLSHGRASVLFTAPGVALGDFLSMSCALLGMGALLAASAALFTALKLCGAAYLVWLGVKTWRAAPTGEAAGVARTEDTSRFFGPLKKCRMQGARKIQSRRVSLHTRGGESFAATQQTALFQRPEVPGGMLFGQAFVITALNPKSIAFFVAFLPQFVRHDLPLGPQFAVLVPTFVVLATANAALYGLLAGSVRERARDPRVLRVVNRIGGGALIGAGLMTAALRRTAS, encoded by the coding sequence GTGAGCCTCGACCTCTACCTGGCCTTCGTCCTGGCGACGATCGTGGTCCTGGTGCTGCCGGGGCCCACGGTCATGTACGTGGTCGGCCGCTCGCTCTCGCACGGCCGGGCCTCGGTGCTCTTCACCGCGCCCGGCGTGGCCCTGGGCGACTTCCTGTCCATGAGCTGCGCCCTGCTCGGCATGGGCGCGCTGCTCGCGGCCTCGGCCGCGCTCTTCACGGCGCTGAAGCTCTGCGGCGCGGCCTACCTCGTCTGGCTGGGCGTCAAGACCTGGCGCGCCGCGCCCACGGGCGAGGCCGCGGGCGTCGCCCGGACTGAAGATACAAGCCGTTTTTTCGGACCGCTCAAAAAGTGTCGGATGCAAGGCGCAAGAAAGATTCAATCCCGACGCGTATCTTTACATACGCGAGGGGGTGAATCTTTCGCGGCAACGCAGCAGACGGCGCTTTTTCAGCGGCCCGAGGTGCCGGGCGGCATGCTCTTCGGCCAGGCCTTCGTGATCACCGCCCTGAACCCCAAGAGCATCGCCTTCTTCGTGGCCTTCCTGCCGCAGTTCGTGCGCCACGACCTGCCGCTCGGCCCGCAGTTCGCCGTGCTCGTGCCCACCTTCGTGGTGCTGGCCACGGCCAACGCCGCGCTCTACGGCCTGCTGGCCGGGAGCGTGCGCGAGCGGGCGCGCGACCCGCGCGTGCTGCGCGTCGTGAACCGCATCGGCGGCGGCGCGCTCATCGGCGCCGGGCTCATGACCGCGGCCCTGCGCCGGACGGCCTCCTAG
- the argJ gene encoding bifunctional glutamate N-acetyltransferase/amino-acid acetyltransferase ArgJ — translation MSPIPVPKGYSFAAVAAGFKKKDKLDLGLIVSEKRAVAAGVFTTNLFKAAPVLQCIESLSVLREARAVVVNSGQANACTGDEGRVNCRLTLEMVGELLGCDMVELLPASTGVIGQHLKLDKWREAMPALKESLGQAGPVEFAKAIMTTDTFPKLVWRRIEINGKEVRLMGMAKGAGMICPNMATLLGFVITDAAVEPEWWRTALRQAVDKSFNRVTVDGDTSTNDTIVALANGASGVDVSEGCCDDLAEALTDLCQALAYMIVEDAEGGTKVMRISVVGASDRLQAELAARAVGHSPLVKTAMYGKDANWGRIVAALGRSGAQFDPDQVSVAIGNVTIFDTGRPVAGDMDALLAPLMRKQDVDVRISLGQGPGEYVLLASDLTHEYISINADYRS, via the coding sequence ATGAGCCCCATTCCCGTTCCCAAGGGGTACAGCTTCGCGGCCGTGGCCGCGGGCTTCAAGAAGAAGGACAAGCTCGATCTCGGGCTGATCGTTTCGGAGAAGCGCGCCGTGGCCGCGGGCGTGTTCACCACCAACCTCTTCAAGGCCGCGCCGGTGCTGCAGTGCATCGAGTCGCTCTCCGTGCTGCGCGAGGCGCGCGCCGTGGTGGTCAACTCGGGGCAGGCCAACGCCTGCACGGGCGACGAGGGCCGCGTCAACTGCCGCCTGACCCTCGAGATGGTGGGCGAGCTGCTCGGCTGCGACATGGTGGAGCTGCTGCCCGCGTCCACCGGCGTCATCGGCCAGCACCTGAAGCTCGACAAGTGGCGCGAGGCCATGCCCGCGCTGAAGGAATCGCTCGGCCAGGCCGGGCCCGTGGAGTTCGCCAAGGCGATCATGACCACGGACACCTTCCCCAAGCTCGTCTGGCGCCGCATCGAGATAAACGGCAAGGAAGTGCGGCTCATGGGCATGGCCAAGGGCGCGGGCATGATCTGCCCGAACATGGCCACCCTGCTCGGCTTCGTCATCACCGACGCGGCCGTGGAGCCCGAGTGGTGGCGCACGGCGCTTCGCCAGGCCGTGGACAAGAGCTTCAACCGCGTCACCGTGGACGGCGACACCTCGACCAACGACACCATCGTCGCCCTGGCCAACGGCGCGTCCGGCGTGGACGTCTCCGAGGGCTGCTGCGACGACCTGGCCGAGGCCCTGACCGACCTCTGCCAGGCCCTGGCCTACATGATCGTGGAGGACGCCGAGGGCGGCACCAAGGTCATGCGCATCTCCGTGGTGGGCGCCTCCGACCGGCTGCAGGCCGAGCTGGCCGCCCGGGCCGTGGGCCACTCGCCCCTGGTCAAGACGGCCATGTACGGCAAGGACGCCAACTGGGGCCGCATCGTCGCGGCGCTCGGGCGCAGCGGCGCGCAGTTCGACCCGGACCAGGTCAGCGTGGCCATCGGCAACGTGACCATCTTCGACACCGGCCGTCCGGTGGCCGGGGACATGGACGCGCTGCTCGCGCCGCTCATGCGCAAGCAGGACGTGGACGTGCGCATCTCCCTGGGCCAGGGCCCGGGCGAGTACGTGCTCCTGGCCTCGGACCTGACGCACGAGTACATCTCCATCAACGCGGACTACAGGTCGTAG
- a CDS encoding helix-hairpin-helix domain-containing protein, translated as MAAKTKRTGRRGAEPGSLQSVPGIGPSLARDLERLGYADVAALRGQDPEGMYRRLMELEGSHVDRCVLYAFRCAVYFADTPEPDPELLKWWSWKYVNVKKTVSNL; from the coding sequence ATGGCGGCGAAGACGAAAAGAACCGGGCGGCGCGGGGCGGAGCCCGGGAGCCTGCAGTCCGTTCCGGGCATAGGCCCGAGCCTGGCGCGCGACCTTGAGCGCCTCGGATACGCGGACGTGGCGGCGCTGCGCGGCCAGGACCCGGAGGGCATGTACCGGCGGCTCATGGAACTCGAGGGCAGCCACGTGGACCGCTGCGTGCTCTATGCGTTCCGCTGTGCGGTCTATTTCGCGGACACGCCCGAGCCCGATCCGGAGCTTCTCAAGTGGTGGAGCTGGAAGTATGTGAACGTAAAAAAGACTGTGAGCAATTTATAG
- a CDS encoding HD domain-containing protein translates to MTGDPHDSGDTHDPGEQPGQCGKKCDARANLGGRERLTRLADFLFEAGMLRKTPRTGYQFLGSGSENVAEHSFRTAVVGFVLAEMAGADAERTAMLCLFHDLHEARTGDFNYVNHMYNSSRRTDALHDALAGTGLTKRVLAFWHELEEVDTPEARLAQDADQLDLILNLKEELDLGNAYAGKWLESALERLRTEEGKALGARIVKTDHTDWWFKGPDASWWENKNGKRRKTPAADGSAGDTKKE, encoded by the coding sequence ATGACCGGCGATCCGCATGATTCGGGCGATACGCACGATCCGGGCGAACAGCCCGGCCAGTGCGGAAAGAAGTGCGACGCCAGGGCCAACCTGGGTGGGCGCGAACGGCTGACGCGGCTCGCCGACTTCCTCTTCGAGGCGGGCATGCTGCGCAAGACCCCGCGCACGGGCTACCAGTTCCTGGGCAGCGGCTCGGAGAACGTGGCCGAGCACTCCTTCCGCACGGCCGTGGTGGGCTTCGTGCTGGCCGAGATGGCCGGGGCGGACGCCGAGCGCACGGCCATGCTCTGCCTGTTCCACGACCTGCACGAGGCGCGCACCGGCGACTTCAACTACGTCAACCACATGTACAACTCCTCGCGCCGCACCGACGCCCTGCACGACGCCCTGGCGGGCACCGGGCTCACAAAACGCGTCCTCGCCTTCTGGCACGAGCTGGAGGAGGTGGACACGCCCGAGGCGCGCCTGGCCCAGGACGCGGACCAGCTGGACCTCATCCTGAACCTCAAGGAGGAGCTGGACCTCGGCAACGCGTACGCGGGCAAGTGGCTGGAAAGCGCGCTCGAACGCCTGCGCACCGAGGAGGGCAAGGCGCTCGGGGCGCGCATCGTGAAGACCGACCACACGGACTGGTGGTTCAAGGGGCCGGACGCCTCGTGGTGGGAGAACAAGAACGGCAAGCGCCGCAAGACGCCCGCTGCGGATGGAAGCGCGGGCGACACGAAGAAGGAGTAG